One genomic segment of Helianthus annuus cultivar XRQ/B chromosome 14, HanXRQr2.0-SUNRISE, whole genome shotgun sequence includes these proteins:
- the LOC110909139 gene encoding receptor-like cytosolic serine/threonine-protein kinase RBK1 encodes MKEQQPLNNPKVIQIEYNDDNYKQQQQQSSPRGVLEIPLSGSDSDNSRSLSSRGSSFNEKSPEMETESDSATECGGDEEEGGRPGLISSSSVAQDVRWRHLVCSLKWKSFKRFSTVPLVAGYEMSRKSLMRRLGKHHVSEEMVDGVRWTVPKPSWRNFTFDELSAATGGFSLDNLVGRGGHAEVYKGRLPDGQLVAVKKITKKEKKDEDRVEDFLSELGIIAHINHPNAAHLIGFSSDTDLHLVLQFAPHGSLATLLHNSKERLDWGLRFKIAIGIAEGLLYLHCKCQRRIIHRDITASNILLMEDYQPQISDFGLAKWLPDKWLHHIVSPIEGTFGYMAPEYFMHGIVHEKIDVFSFGVLLLELLTGRRAVDSSRQSLVIWAKPFLEQRNVKELVDPRLEGEYEMIQVKRAMLAASACIHHLPSVRPNMKRVMEMLKGERSEPKLKLGGGRQLLIDACDLDDYSSTTYLKDLNRHRELVME; translated from the exons ATGAAAG AACAACAACCCCTAAACAATCCCAAAGTCATCCAAATCGAATACAACGATGACAActacaaacaacaacaacaacaatcatctcCAAGAGGGGTATTGGAAATTCCGTTATCCGGATCGGATTCCGACAACAGCCGGAGCCTGAGCAGCCGGGGCTCATCTTTCAACGAAAAGTCGCCGGAGATGGAAACCGAATCAGACTCTGCAACCGAGTGCGGCGGAGATGAGGAGGAGGGCGGCAGGCCGGGGCTGATTAGCTCGTCGTCGGTTGCACAGGATGTGCGGTGGCGGCATTTGGTGTGCAGTTTGAAGTGGAAGTCGTTTAAGCGGTTTTCGACGGTGCCTTTGGTGGCCGGATATGAGATGTCTAGGAAGAGTTTGATGAGGAGGTTGGGGAAACATCATGTTAGCGAGGAGATGGTGGATGGTGTAAGGTGGACTGTGCCAAAACCGTCGTGGCGGAATTTCACGTTTGATGAGCTTTCTGCTGCCACCGGTGGTTTCAGCCTCG ATAATTTGGTGGGCCGAGGTGGGCACGCTGAAGTGTACAAAGGACGCTTACCCGATGGCCAACTCGTTGCCGTGAAGAAAATAACAAAGAAAGAGAAAAAAGATGAAGACCGAGTTGAAGATTTTTTATCTGAGCTCGGGATCATagctcatatcaaccatccaaatGCAGCTCACTTGATTGGCTTCAGTTCTGATACTGACTTACATCTTGTTCTCCAATTTGCGCCACACGGCAGCCTTGCAACTTTACTACATA ATAGTAAAGAAAGATTAGACTGGGGGCTAAGGTTTAAGATAGCCATTGGCATTGCAGAAGGATTGTTGTATCTTCATTGTAAATGTCAAAGGAGAATAATTCACCGCGATATCACGGCTTCAAATATCTTGTTAATGGAAGACTATCAACCTCAG ATATCTGATTTTGGGCTAGCAAAATGGCTCCCTGACAAATGGCTTCACCATATTGTTTCCCCAATTGAAGGGACCTTTGGGTACATGGCACCCGAGTATTTCATGCATGGAATCGTTCATGAGAAGATCGACGTGTTCTCTTTTGGAGTTCTTTTGCTTGAGCTTCTTACTGGTCGACGCGCAGTTGATTCAAGCAGGCAGAGTCTTGTAATATGG GCAAAACCGTTTTTGGAGCAAAGAAATGTTAAAGAGCTCGTGGATCCTCGTTTAGAAGGCGAGTATGAAATGATTCAAGTAAAGCGTGCCATGTTAGCAGCTTCAGCTTGCATTCATCATTTGCCTAGCGTCCGCCCGAACATGAAACGG GTTATGGAGATGCTGAAGGGCGAGAGGTCGGAACCAAAACTAAAATTAGGTGGGGGCCGACAATTGCTAATCGATGCATGTGACTTAGACGATTATTCGTCAACCACGTACCTAAAAGACCTAAATCGACACAGGGAACTTGTGATGGAGTGA